The following proteins are co-located in the Patescibacteria group bacterium genome:
- the prfB gene encoding peptide chain release factor 2: protein MQNMLERISTIGEQLNIAGMRAKVATLEAEMAQPEFWQNQSHAQTVSRTVNDLRKEIQTWDDLKVSLKNLQEMADLNQTEPDPEITAELELQRTALTKQFTELEFHLLFGKKYDDASAVVAIHAGAGGVDAQDWAEMLMRMMLRYCEQKGFAVSVLEVARGNEAGIKSATLEVTGRYAYGYLKSEHGVHRLVRQSPFNADALRQTSFALIEVLPELGESSPVEIKDEDLRIDVYRAGGKGGQGVNTTDSAVRITHLATNIVVTCQNERSQHQNKATAMKILRAKLHQLQLQAEQAEKLKLRGEYTSAEWGNQIRSYVLHPYKMVKDHRTDYEESDPDAVLNGKLEGFVEAYLRKTVDARVTNEV, encoded by the coding sequence ATGCAAAATATGTTAGAGCGCATTAGTACGATTGGTGAGCAATTAAACATTGCCGGCATGCGGGCTAAAGTAGCCACCCTTGAAGCGGAAATGGCGCAGCCCGAGTTTTGGCAAAATCAATCTCATGCCCAAACGGTTAGCCGAACCGTGAATGATTTGCGTAAAGAAATTCAAACCTGGGATGACTTGAAAGTGAGTTTGAAAAATCTCCAAGAGATGGCTGATTTAAATCAAACCGAGCCGGATCCTGAAATTACCGCCGAACTAGAACTCCAACGCACCGCACTCACCAAACAGTTTACCGAATTAGAGTTTCATTTACTCTTCGGTAAAAAATATGATGATGCTTCGGCCGTGGTGGCCATTCACGCTGGCGCTGGTGGAGTAGATGCACAAGATTGGGCCGAAATGTTGATGCGTATGATGTTGCGTTATTGTGAACAAAAAGGTTTTGCCGTGTCTGTGCTTGAAGTGGCACGTGGTAATGAAGCTGGCATAAAATCGGCGACACTGGAAGTAACCGGGCGCTATGCTTATGGTTATTTAAAAAGTGAACACGGTGTGCATCGCCTCGTGCGGCAATCACCGTTTAACGCTGATGCTTTGCGCCAAACCTCTTTTGCTTTGATTGAAGTGTTACCTGAACTGGGGGAATCATCGCCCGTGGAGATTAAAGATGAAGATTTGCGCATCGATGTGTATCGAGCTGGTGGCAAAGGCGGCCAAGGTGTTAATACCACCGATTCTGCCGTACGCATTACCCATTTAGCCACCAACATCGTGGTCACTTGCCAAAATGAACGCTCGCAACATCAGAACAAAGCCACCGCCATGAAAATCCTGCGCGCGAAATTACACCAGTTACAACTCCAAGCTGAACAAGCCGAAAAATTAAAACTCAGAGGCGAATACACGTCCGCCGAATGGGGGAATCAAATTCGCTCGTATGTGTTACATCCTTATAAGATGGTAAAAGATCATCGTACCGATTATGAAGAATCCGACCCCGACGCAGTGTTAAATGGAAAACTGGAAGGGTTTGTTGAGGCGTATTTACGTAAGACGGTAGATGCGCGGGTGACGAATGAGGTTTAG